ACAAAAGGCTCCTCCTGAGAGCATCTCTTGTTAAAGTAGACATAAGTAAGGCCATAAACATCTTTTTCAGCCTCATACCAATCACACTTAAATAAAACAACCTTAAAATGGTTGTAATAGtttaattcaacaatatcaactATTCTACCATAATAAGTCAAATCTGTAGCAATCGGATTTTCATCCTTTGAGATTGCAAAGCTTGTAGTCGAGGCAATTAGTGTAACACcaatattttgtgttttacgCCTTGCATCACGCTGCCTAACATGGAATCTATATCCATTTATGAGATACCTAGAATATCTTTTTGCAACAGAATTTGGTCCTCTAGACAATTGTTTTATCAAATCAAGCACATCTTCTTGCAAAGCACGAGTTTCAAACCATTGAGAGAAGTTTTGACAATGATTCTTGGCTTTGCTCCATTTAGATCTTCGTGACTGATTATTAACCTCTTGCTCATGCTCTCTACAAAACATTTActatatttgttaaaataataaattaaataagataaaaattaattatacaaaaggAATGGTATATTCAAATTAAGGTACCTAATATATTCTTGAACATCGTCACAATTTCCCAATAAGTATGCATGTGCCTGACTTAGTGACTTGTCATCTAAAATGATTGGATCTTTTTTCTTTACTCCTAAAGGAACTCCTTTGTTAGAAAACAAACTCACAGGTTCTACGTCACTTGGGTCACATTCATCATTGTTTTGCGCTCTCCTATTAAATTTGGTATGCACACCCCGATGCAGATATTTTGAGAATAAATTCATGCAATCTATTCCCACTTGTGTCTCTGCTATGCAACATTCAGGAAAACGCCTATTGAGaatgtatgatttgaatgtacCCATTTCTCTTTTAGTGTAATACATCAATAAATTTTGCACTAGGCCGCCTAATCTCACTTCATTCACCAAATGAATAGGCAAATGAATCATGATATCAAAGAATGAAGGAGGAAAAATTCGCTCCAACTGATTTACTGTTTCTATGATCTCTACTTCTAAGCAATCAAGTTCCTCCAATATGATTACTTTTTGGCACAAACGATGGAAGAAGGAACTTAGACGAATCAAAGTAATAGCCACATGATCAGGAAGAATTCTTTTAATTAGTATTGGAAACAAGTAATGTAAAATGAAATGAGCATCATGAGTGTTATAATTAGACACCTTTCTTTCATCCAAGTGCACTCACCTAGATATATTGGAGGCACTACCATCAGGTAGCTTGGCTGTCTTTAAAACTCCACAACAGATTGATTTCTCTCTATTTGTCATTGAGAAGCACGCCTTTGTAAACTTTGTTCTCTTACTATCTTCTATATCTTGTGGATAAAGGTTCTTCCTGATTCCCATATCTTTCAAATCATACCGTGCTTTTGCATGATCCTTTGTTTTTcctaaaatatcaaaaagatttcCAAGTATGCTATCAACTATGTTCTTCTCTATGTGCATTACGTCAAGGTTGTGACGTAACAAGTTGTGCTGCCAGTaaggtaattaaaaaaaaattgacctttttTTCCATGGGCCATCATTTGatctctttttgttcttcccaaacacattttcaaaatcACGTAAGCTATTGAGAACATCAATTCCCTTTAAAGGAGCTGGAGGAGGCCTAAATTCAGTTTTTCCATTGAATGATCTTTTGTTTGATCTCCATGGATGATCCATTGGTAGAAAAACATGATGATCCATATAGAACATTTTCCGACTATGTTTAAGATAGCGAGAATTAGGGCAATAGTTACAACAAGGGAAATCAAACTTTCCTTTTGTACTCCAACCAGATAACATAGCATATGCAGGAAAATCACTGATTATCCACATAAGAGCTGCCCGCATTTGAAAAGTTTCATTTCAGGGAGCATCATATGTTTAATCCCCAGAAtcctataataattttaactcgtCCATCAATGTTTgtaagtaaatatcaatgtcaTTTCCAGGTGATCGCGGTCCAGGTATAAGTAAAGAAAGTATGGAATATTCAGATTTCATGCACATCCAACGCGGCAGAttataaatcatcaacataactggCCATGTGCTATGTGATATACTCATGGTTTGAAATGGATTTAATCCATCACTTGACAAGCCAAGTCTCACATTGCGACAATCTTGTGCGAAATCTGGATACACCCTATTAAAGTCTTTCCATGCTAGACCATCTGTGGGATGCCTTAACTTTCCATCTTTAGAACGTTCCTCTTCATGCCACCTCAAAGAATCTACCGTCTTTGAGCACATAATAGCCTTTTGAGTCAAGGAATTAATGGAAAGTGTCTGAAAGTCTTTGCAGAAACTCGATGTTGTTTTTTTGAAGACTCAAGCTCACTATCAACATAAGGAGATTGAATATATCGTGAAGCTCCACAAGTATGACAAAATTCATCATCCTTATGAtcattcctaaacaacatgcaatcatttcgACATGcatcaaaattatcataatCCAAACCAAGATTCTTAACCATTGACTTGGTTTTGTTGTAATACTGAGGACTGTTCAACTCGGGCATCGCCTCTTTGAATAACTCTAGAAGAGAAGTGAATGATTCATTGCTCAATCCATgtaaacacttcaacaaatataagCAAAGTGTGAATGATAATTTAGAGAAACCTATACAACCAGAATATAATTCTTAATTTGCCTCTTCAAGTAAGCTATAGATTTTCTTGGAATCTTCATTTGGACCATCATAAACTCCTCCAGCCTGTGCAACATCtctaaattgatcattcaacAACCCATCAATATCATCACACGAGTaatccatatcatcatcaacattcaacttgataTCCCATTCCTCGCGATTGATCCATCTAGTATACCCTTTAACTAATCCATGGCATATTAGATGATCATACACTACATTCCTTTGGTTCCAAAGAATATTACAACATTTCGCACATGGAGACTGAATTTTCTCTCCATGAAGATCTCCATAAGAGTAAGCAAAATCTAGAAATGATTCAATGCCATCAATGTACTCTTTGCTATACCTTGGTAAATTCATCCAATCCTTGGATGGGATATGTGAACTCctagaaaaaatatatcaatatttagtcTTTTAGCAATAATCATTAACCAGTTaacaaataagttttaaaagtcaCGAGTAATCTATCAGAATCATCTGTTATATGATGATAAAAGTTTCTTACCTAGTCATGAGGCTTTCGCTATGTCGAATCAAACCTTTAATTCTTCACAAATGTATTTCAATGTTgatattataaatgaaaaaataagtacagTTAATAGGATATACATAAATCTGTCCATAGataaatgcggagattttgagcaaagaaatgcagaagagaccacctacggatcttgtgacggtccgtcgtgcttgtgacggtccgtaagtGGCACCGTAGTGAAgttgctaaaggaagatggggaagtctgactcAGACTAAGTGCGGGGTTGCGGAGACAACGACGATCCGGTTagtgtgtgacggtccgtcctgcaggttcgtcatgaagttaagagaagtaatcccagtacccatattccaagagtttaagtgttttggaacgaagaccctcgacggaatgttatgcttgtgatggtccgtaggtggcagcgtagtgcagctgctgaagaaagatgggtaAGTCATgcgtggggttacggagtccacgacggtccgttgagtctatgacggtccgtcctgcaggttcatcatgatgttcagagaagtaatcccagtacccaccCTTTCTGTGAGTGCAATcaattggaattgttgaaaagtGTATCAAGATCATAGATCCCCGGTTACCACCCCAAGTCAACCTAAAAGAGAATGAATGGCTCTAGCAAAGTCAACCCAGGAGACAACTCTAATGGATTCTGTGTAATAGGAATCCAAGGAAATCTAGTATATGCAGAAACACAAAGCACAGGCAACACAACAAATATTGAAGCTGAAATCACAGCAATTTGGAAAGCACTAAGTTATTGCAAGAGGTGTGGGATCACAAATGCCATTTTAGAGACTTACTCGCTAAGTCTAAAATACTATGAAATGATTCTAACAACTTCAGACTACGAGGTTATCCCAAAGCATTTTGGAATACTATAGTTACTATCTATACTTGAAAATGCTctaaagaaacaacaaaatgacTTCTTCACTTTTCAAGACATACAgtcgaaaacaaaaaaaaagttccaACAAACAGAGACAAGACAAAATTATTGTGATTAACAAATGAACAAACAAAGATTAAGACGAGCACAGTTAAAAAAATCAGCGACCATAGattaaaacaaacattataGCAAGAAAGATCTTCAACATGGACAATCAATAGTACCATCAATAAGAATAAGAACAAGGAAAATCTTAAGCATCTGCAGAAATTAacatgaaaagaaaaggaaaatctaAACGTTTACGAGCTACACTCCAAAAATCAACTGAGTTTCAGAAAAAACAAGTAAGTTTCAATTGTTCTTACTCTTAAAGGAATCGTTTAACTCTTCAGCTCAGT
This DNA window, taken from Solanum lycopersicum chromosome 5, SLM_r2.1, encodes the following:
- the LOC138348854 gene encoding uncharacterized protein, producing MRAALMWIISDFPAYAMLSGWSTKGKFDFPCCNYCPNSRYLKHSRKMFYMDHHVFLPMDHPWRSNKRSFNGKTEFRPPPAPLKGIDVLNSLRDFENVFGKNKKRSNDGKTKDHAKARYDLKDMGIRKNLYPQDIEDSKRTKFTKACFSMTNREKSICCGVLKTAKLPDGSASNISREHEQEVNNQSRRSKWSKAKNHCQNFSQWFETRALQEDVLDLIKQLSRGPNSVAKRYSRYLINGYRFHVRQRDARRKTQNIGVTLIASTTSFAISKDENPIATDLTYYGRIVDIVELNYYNHFKVVLFKCDWYEAEKDVYGLTYVYFNKRCSQEEPFVLASQVHQCFYVQDPYDQHKHYVMKTVPRDFSNMGDEVESNLPQSYENEPAEHLKGPSMPKDNGEVLLTRTDLPETIIDVPVEEYVNQQLEVEYEEEFEDEFEDESENEYESFQMRLKTILKMSIKMSLMMKSSLKMCLNKTHHEFHYCPDAVGIRGIQLCSFFVFWFGRCPEFVALREFFQFESVLLLL